Part of the Vigna angularis cultivar LongXiaoDou No.4 chromosome 1, ASM1680809v1, whole genome shotgun sequence genome, CTAGtctattcaaatatttttgaatgGTGTAATCATTCGATTTTAAACTAACTACCATGTTCATATAATATACAACAAATTCAAACTGTGATTACAGTAAAAGAAGTAAAttcatgttttgaaaaaataaaataaaagtggcATTTGATAAGATGGAAAGTAGAAGATTGAATTAGGGTTAAATGTGAAGAATGAGATTTAGGATGTGCAAGATTGACTAAGAAATTGGCATTAAACAGTTGTGTTTTTGTTTGGGTTAGGACCGCCGCGGTTGCAAAGAAATACATGGTTTGGGGCGGGGCGGCATCCAGAAGTGGGCCGTGGGATTGGGACCCTAAAATCCAAAAAGGGGAGAATTAGAAGTAATAAGAGAGAAAGGTGAAGGgtaaaaaagtgaagaaaaagtatTAGAATTTAAGCACCGCAACACAAAGAGAAGAGTGAGCAGGGAAGGAAGAACCAACTCTCTGTTCTCTCTACTCATAAGTTTCCATTATATATCatacttcttcctcttctcttcttccttttcccCCCATTTTCTTACTCTCATTCCCAACAACACCGTTTGCAAACACACAATCCTCCCCCAGCTTTCAGAGCTTTCTGCGTTTCCGAATGTCCACCGCACCGGCGCAGCCTCCGGTGAAGTCCCAGCCTCTGCACAACTTCGCCCTTCCCTTCTTGAAATGGGGAGCCAGCGGCAAGAACCACCACACCAACGCAGCGCATCACCACCGCTGCCGCCGCCCCTCCTCCCACCCCTCCGATCACGCCTCCGAACCTGATTCCGACCCCGACTCCCGCCCCCACCGCCTTGGATCCAGGACCGCTCGCAACCGATTCGCACTCCCCACCTGCTCCCTCAAGCCGCTAGCTCCACCACCACAACCACTTCAGGCGCCGTCGTGCAACGATGAAACTGACGACGAAGCTGCGAAGCGCGACATCGAGGACGCCGAGGAGGCTGTGCAAAAGCCCTGGAACTTGCGACCCCGCAAACCCGCGCTCCCCAAGTCTGCGCTCGAGATCGGAACTGGTCCTTCACGGAACCACGCCAACAACGGCGCGGGAGAGTTTCACGACGCCGTGGTGCGAAACGGCGAGAACCCCGCTCCGAAGTCCCTCCGGCTACGAGGGTTCGCGGACACTCAGTGCGccgagaagaaggagaaaaggaaaTTCTGGATCGCTCTTTCTAGAGAAGAGATCGAAGAGGACATCTTCGTCATGACTGGCTCCAGACCCGCCCGCAGGCCCAGGAAGCGGCCCAAGAACGTCCAGAAACAAATGGATGTATGCCTCTTAACTTTCTCACTTTTCTCTCCTTCCACCTTTTCCCTGCTTCTGTTTTCTAAAcctatttcttattttttttttgtttctttatttgtaGAGTGTTTTCCCTGGCTTATGGTTGGTGGGGATAACTGCGGATGCATACAGAATCCCTGATACACCTACGAAGgttctttcttttccttgtttgtcttttattttgtttgcttTGTCATGTTTTCAATGTGATTTTAGCAAGCTTTCACATTCAGAACCTGACTCTTAACATGCTTCGTGATTTTTACCAGAAACTAATCCGTAAGTGGTTGATTCTTGCAGAGGTGAAGTCAATTCAGACAAGTGTTAGAGATTTGGGAAGGTACAGAGAGTGGAATTTTGTAAAGAGGAGAAGAAGGTGTTGGattgaaatttgaaaagaaagcaATGAAGAAGGTGTTGGATtggaatttgaaaagaaaacaatgacGAAGATAACAACAACAATTATGCTAGTTTTCTTGTGTTGATTCCCAGCACTAGGTTTTAGATGCAAGGGGCAGCTTTAGTTGATTTTTAGTAGTTTACATCCCTGTaaggaaagaaaaacatgatATCATATGAGTATATATAGATTAATTAATAGAGTCGATTACAGTGATAATCTTTTCAATTCAGAGCTTCTAGTTGGTTTCTTAAATTATTTCTGATGCATCAAATGACTTTCCATGTTTGACAGGCTTTTCCATATTTGACAGGCTTAGGATAGCGTGCTTATAGTTAATCAGCCAAATCATCAGTTCAATTTATTGGAGGCACTGCATCTCCTTGCTTCCTTAGTGGCTCCAAGCCGACTTTGATGGAAGACACTGATGAGGTTGAAAGTTAACTGCAATCATTGCATGCTTTTTGATCTCTCCGAATGTATATTATGTTCTCCTATCGTTATTTGGTTTGATTAGGTTTCTCTTATTTTTTGCATCCATTAGCTTAATCAAATCATTATCAACTTTGCATAAAAGACAAATTCTGATTTGGAGTTTAAAAGATAACATCATCTGCCTGTTCAAATGATTTTCTACTATAAAATTGTAAGCATTAGACTGGGAATGTTCAAATATCATACTTACATGTACTTATTGATAGATATGATGAGTGGTGACTGAtgctatattatattttacataacaaccGGAGGCAGGCTTAGTACTTAGTTCCGAAGTTCATTTTCTAATGAACAACTGCAAATTCGGCTTTGGTTGCACACCTGAAATATACTTTTTTGCTTTTAGCATTTTGTAGAAAGACCTCAATAATCGAAATTCAGGTCTCTCTGTGATCGTATTTTATTTCCAGTTTTCATTTGCAGTATCACTTGAGGGATACAGCCAGGGTTACTTGCTCTGGGTTTAAGTTGAAAATtgagaaagtaaaagaaatgtTCGATGAGACTTAATCTAAAATGTACAAAGGAGATCGaaaatgtacattttttttttagaaaaaaaattgttttttctattttataatcttttacCATTAAAGGGTTTGATtgttaatatttagttttttctgACTTGGTTGAtagtgaaaaatattattttggtcaACAATAAGACGAAGTTGGGATGTCCAATCAGTGCCTTTATACATACTATGACCAGCATAGTTTTTGCGGCAGTCAAAGCCACCTTAAAGAAAAATCTGCTAGCTATTGTcataagtttttatatatatgaatgaattaACTGTTTAAACTTgtacttatgttttatttgagGCATGGGAggattttattttctcatcataaaattttctttcatgGAATTCAGTctctcaattttttattcaagCAATCAAACTTATTACTATAGCTTTCCATTTAACGTGGACATTGCAATTGTAGTTGGTTTCTGGTGAAGAAGGCTGGTTTGAATTCATCTACTACTTCCTTAAAACAGTGGTTTAAATGGTAGTTGAAGatcatattcaaataaaaataaaataaaagattcacAGGAACAATTTTAGTGAATATTAGAAAAGGTTCACAACAGGAAATATATTGTTGCACATTTTACAGCATTACTGTGGATGCAGTTCTCCCAACCTTCACGTAAATAAACTGTGTAAAACTTGTTTAgtttacttatttaattaaaaggattaaactagggataagagaagaaaatatattgattaggaattttttcactctttttttcattctttgatTTCCCTGATTTTTACATAAACAGATTCttaatagtatttattttattttagaatttctATTATTGATTAGATGTCTTGAAAGTTAGAGAAAGA contains:
- the LOC108333300 gene encoding uncharacterized protein LOC108333300 isoform X1 — its product is MSTAPAQPPVKSQPLHNFALPFLKWGASGKNHHTNAAHHHRCRRPSSHPSDHASEPDSDPDSRPHRLGSRTARNRFALPTCSLKPLAPPPQPLQAPSCNDETDDEAAKRDIEDAEEAVQKPWNLRPRKPALPKSALEIGTGPSRNHANNGAGEFHDAVVRNGENPAPKSLRLRGFADTQCAEKKEKRKFWIALSREEIEEDIFVMTGSRPARRPRKRPKNVQKQMDSVFPGLWLVGITADAYRIPDTPTKKLIRKWLILAEVKSIQTSVRDLGRYREWNFVKRRRRCWIEI
- the LOC108333300 gene encoding uncharacterized protein LOC108333300 isoform X2; protein product: MSTAPAQPPVKSQPLHNFALPFLKWGASGKNHHTNAAHHHRCRRPSSHPSDHASEPDSDPDSRPHRLGSRTARNRFALPTCSLKPLAPPPQPLQAPSCNDETDDEAAKRDIEDAEEAVQKPWNLRPRKPALPKSALEIGTGPSRNHANNGAGEFHDAVVRNGENPAPKSLRLRGFADTQCAEKKEKRKFWIALSREEIEEDIFVMTGSRPARRPRKRPKNVQKQMDSVFPGLWLVGITADAYRIPDTPTKKLIRKWLILAEVKSIQTSVRDLGRLRIACL
- the LOC108333300 gene encoding uncharacterized protein LOC108333300 isoform X4, whose protein sequence is MSTAPAQPPVKSQPLHNFALPFLKWGASGKNHHTNAAHHHRCRRPSSHPSDHASEPDSDPDSRPHRLGSRTARNRFALPTCSLKPLAPPPQPLQAPSCNDETDDEAAKRDIEDAEEAVQKPWNLRPRKPALPKSALEIGTGPSRNHANNGAGEFHDAVVRNGENPAPKSLRLRGFADTQCAEKKEKRKFWIALSREEIEEDIFVMTGSRPARRPRKRPKNVQKQMDSVFPGLWLVGITADAYRIPDTPTKR
- the LOC108333300 gene encoding uncharacterized protein LOC108333300 isoform X3, translated to MSTAPAQPPVKSQPLHNFALPFLKWGASGKNHHTNAAHHHRCRRPSSHPSDHASEPDSDPDSRPHRLGSRTARNRFALPTCSLKPLAPPPQPLQAPSCNDETDDEAAKRDIEDAEEAVQKPWNLRPRKPALPKSALEIGTGPSRNHANNGAGEFHDAVVRNGENPAPKSLRLRGFADTQCAEKKEKRKFWIALSREEIEEDIFVMTGSRPARRPRKRPKNVQKQMDSVFPGLWLVGITADAYRIPDTPTKKLIRKWLILAEVKSIQTSVRDLGRLFHI